One stretch of Cygnus olor isolate bCygOlo1 chromosome 1, bCygOlo1.pri.v2, whole genome shotgun sequence DNA includes these proteins:
- the TAF1D gene encoding TATA box-binding protein-associated factor RNA polymerase I subunit D isoform X3, whose amino-acid sequence MTDANESQASVSDYPDAQDLICTQQKEIDMLNEHATNKHRKRSRSRQKDAIPEESSVEVILDSSDSEIGSEYHTKCSIAPSKQKRKSGPSRQQVEAVVTVPDDESSDSSPSPPSPVKLPESSKEKKSKLNLKAIFAYHFRGRKFKTAAHRNFRSTSRKRKTETETKTRHERTYMPTGRPPLTASPQEQKKRLLHRGFEFPFVEKHYGTKHIPLKMVLDYEQAATKGYLRYIEMLKYEEHLKKALKALQASEDLERECLAVRKHKYLDDEGPISPIQEMNDDNSLGADNQDDFDVRVVQTSQ is encoded by the exons ATGACTGATGCAAATGAATCCCAGGCTTCTGTTTCTGATTACCCTGATGCCCAAGATCTAATATGCActcaacagaaagaaatagataTGTTAAATGAGCACGCAACAAATAAACACAGGAAACGTTCACGCTCAAGGCAGAAGGATGCCATTCCTGAGGAGTCTTCAGTTGAGGTCATCCTGGACAGCAGTGATTCAGAAAT TGGCAGTGAGTACCACACCAAGTGCTCCATTGCACcttcaaagcaaaaaaggaaatcagGACCTTCAAGGCAACAAGTGGAAGCTGTTGTAACAGTGCCTGATGATGAAAGTTCAGATTCTTCTCCGTCTCCTCCGAGTCCAGTGAAACTACCTGAAAGctccaaagagaagaaatccaAGCTTAATTTGAAAGCCATTTTTGCCTATCACTTCAGGGGAAGGAAGTTTAAAACTGCTGCACACAGAAATTTTCGGAGTACATCAAGGAAGAGGAAGACTGAGACGGAGACAAAGACAAGGCATGAGCGCACATACATGCCTACTGGGAGGCCACCACTGACAGCCTCACCacaagagcaaaagaaaaggcttcTACATCGGGGTTTTGAATTCCCTTTTGTTGAAAAACATTATGGGACAAAACATATTCCCTTAAAGATGGTTCTTGACTATGAG caagcAGCTACAAAGGGATACTTACGGTATATTGAAATGCTCAAATATGAAGAACACCTCAAAAAGGCTTTAAAAGCACTTCAAGCTAGTGAAGACTTAGAAAGAGAATGTCTGGCAGTACGGAAACACAAGTATTTAGATGATGAAGGTCCCATTTCCCCTATCCAGGAGATGAA